One genomic region from Xenopus laevis strain J_2021 chromosome 2L, Xenopus_laevis_v10.1, whole genome shotgun sequence encodes:
- the suox.L gene encoding sulfite oxidase L homeolog (The RefSeq protein has 1 substitution compared to this genomic sequence), whose amino-acid sequence MMTHGHFSVTLRSLARSHRFQRHVLDFYLRSCTAESVFDRKYSAEARLNADRGKGTTKWGIAITGALLGIGTVLIYGAQKKRVAQAELITQSVVTSSFPLYSKQDVRKHASLEDRVWVTYAGEVFDITEFVELHPGGSRILLAAGGALEPFWALYGVHKNEHVLEILKEYKVGELNSAEKDEPVDVSDPYSQEPIRHPVLKVNSMKPFNAEPPPYMLTESFITPTELFFKRNHLPVPQINPGDYKLVIERPNGNTHNKPLNLTLSDLKTKFPKHEITATLQCAGNRRSEMSAVKPVKGLEWTTGAISTAHWAGARLRDVLLEAGYTEDSTQTLHVHFEGLDQDLTGTNYGASISFQQAMAKENEVLLAYEMNGQELPKDHGFPLRVIVPGVVGARNVKWLGKIVVSKEESSSHWQQNDYKGFNPCVDWDNVDFASSPAIQDLPVQSAITEPHPGQEVTPNIDGELTVKGYAWSGGGREIVRVDVSVDGGKTWKVAELTGEQQKDGQAWAWKLWQLNVPLPPKSCDFTIICKAVDSSYNVQPDTVAPIWNLRGVLNNAWHRVHVTVDAE is encoded by the exons ATGATGACCCATGGACATTTCTCTGTGACTCTGCGCAGCCTGGCCAGGTCTCACAG GTTCCAGAGGCATGTGTTGGATTTCTATTTGCGAAGCTGCACAGCTGAATCCGTATTTGACAGGAAGTACAGCGCAGAGGCAAGACTGAATGCAGACCGTGGAAAGGGAACCACAAAATGGGGCATTGCCATAACTGGGGCCTTACTGGGCATTGGAACAATGTTGATTTATGGAGCACAGAAGAAAAGG GTGGCACAAGCAGAGCTTATAACACAATCTGTCGTTACTTCAAGCTTTCCCCTATACAGTAAGCAGGATGTAAGGAAACATGCCTCATTAGAGGACAGAGTCTGGGTGACCTATGCAGGAGAGGTCTTTGACATCACAGAATTTGTAGAATTGCACCCTGGTGGGAGCCGAATCTTGCTAGCTGCAGGAGGTGCTCTGGAGCCTTTCTGGGCTCTCTATGGTGTCCACAAGAATGAGCATGTGTTAGAGATACTAAAGGAATACAAAGTAGGAGAACTTAATTCTGCTGAGAAAGATGAGCCAGTGGATGTATCTGATCCTTATTCACAAGAACCCATTAGACACCCAGTTCTTAAGGTAAACAGCATGAAGCCTTTTAATGCAGAGCCACCCCCCTATATGCTGACAGAGAGTTTCATCACTCCAACTGAGCTGTTTTTCAAAAGGAACCACTTGCCTGTGCCACAGATCAATCCTGGTGACTACAAACTTGTCATAGAAAGACCCAATGGCAATACACACAACAAACCACTTAATTTGACTTTGTCTGATCTGAAAACAAAATTTCCTAAACACGAGATTACAGCCACGTTGCAGTGTGCTGGAAACCGGCGTTCTGAAATGAGTGCAGTGAAGCCAGTGAAAGGACTAGAATGGACCACTGGAGCAATCAGTACAGCACACTGGGCAGGAGCTCGTCTGAGGGATGTACTACTGGAAGCTGGATATACTGAGGACTCTACCCAGACTCTGCATGTACATTTTGAAGGACTGGATCAGGATTTAACTGGAACAAATTATGGTGCCTCTATCTCATTTCAGCAGGCAATGGCCAAGGAGAATGAAGTTCTTCTGGCCTATGAGATGAATGGGCAGGAACTGCCTAAAGACCATGGTTTTCCTTTGCGAGTAATTGTGCCAGGTGTGGTAGGTGCCCGCAATGTGAAGTGGTTGGGTAAAATTGTAGTAAGCAAAGAAGAGAGCAGCAGTCATTGGCAGCAAAATGATTACAAGGGTTTCAACCCATGTGTTGATTGGGACAACGTAGACTTTGCCTCTTCTCCAGCCATACAAGATTTACCAGTACAGTCTGCCATCACAGAGCCACATCCAGGACAGGAGGTCACTCCCAATATTGATGGGGAGTTAACAGTGAAGGGGTATGCAtggagtggaggagggagggaaatAGTGCGGGTGGATGTATCTGTGGATGGAGGAAAGACATGGAAGGTTGCAGAGTTAACTGGAGAGCAACAGAAGGATGGGCAGGCCTGGGCATGGAAATTATGGCAGCTAAATGTCCCACTGCCTCCCAAGAGCTgtgattttacaattatttgcaaGGCTGTGGACAGCAGTTATAATGTACAGCCAGACACCGTGGCCCCTATATGGAACCTGCGTGGTGTGCTGAACAATGCGTGGCACAGAGTTCATGTTACAGTGGATGCAGAGTAG